Genomic segment of Ficedula albicollis isolate OC2 chromosome 3, FicAlb1.5, whole genome shotgun sequence:
ctcatttccttttctgctgttgcCTCAAGTTAAGAAGATTGTTGAGGTTACTCTTGATATTCTGAGGATGGAAACTGGGATCCTTGCAAAATCTTTAGTCATCTATACCTTGGACATAGAGACTTTGTGAAAGAGCCCATTAGAAATTTGTCCTGGTTGTTAATGCTGAAAGTGCCCATCTTCAAGTGGTGGAGGCACTGATGGAGATTAAAAGAAAGATGTTTCTTGTACTAGGACTTCTGTAATGTAGCAGTGTCTAATGGTGCCTTGTGCTTGTGGTATCCTGTtaacagagaagcagcagcaggcagtgttttttaataatgcatttttctttttactagcTCACCTATTATGATAATCTGTTAACTTATTGAGAACAAGTCTCTCTTTGCAGCATCAAGCTGTTGGATTGTTAATGTGATTCATAAACAGAAGGTCTTCCTTGTTAAGCATCTTCTGCCTGGGAGACTGTAAAAGGCCCCAGTTAATTTTTCTACACTCAGTTTTCAGGAAGATGCAATCTTTTAAGAAGAGAAAGTGTTCCTTGCAGCTGGAAAACTTTCAGTCCCTGGAAAAAGCTTCACCAGTAGCAAGCAGTGTGTTTTCGGGAGCGTTCAGCACTGGTATTTGTTATATAAAGTGTTCTGATATCAGTAAATGAACAATTTGCAAACAGTTTGCTGCACATTCAAGAAATAAAGCAGCTATGCTCGCTATTCAGCTTACACTTTTCCTGAAGTTGTCCtgaatttttttggttgttctCAGAATCTTTTGGTTGGAAGTCAgaagttttttcttctgaagttctGTTCTGAAGTTGGGAACTTTCCTGGAGATGCTATCTGTGAGACCCTCTGTCATCTGAGCTGAGGAGCTGGCTTCTCAGCTGGTGCTCTGACAGTGACAGTCAGGCACAGAGTGCTTGAAACACATTCTGGACTGTGGCAAGAGCATAGACAAGCCAAAAATCATCATTTTGAAGATGGCTTCCTGTGGTGTGGTACTCACTTGTCTGCATCTTAACTGCCATGCAATTTCCTTTCATGTCATATAAGAAGCAGTTAACCTTTTGGGCAGGAGCTCTAAGTATTGAGTGATGGTTGTAAAAACGTAACTTGAGGTTCTCTTTCTTGGTCAAGTTGTTTCTTTAGAAATATGTGTGTGGTTTACTCACACATTCTCCTGTGCGTGTATGTAAAAGTTTTTAGTTAATGTGAGTTGGATTTCATCTCAAGGGTTTTTACAAAAGACAAAAGTCTCGATCTTTCACCTAGGAAGCGGGCATTTCCCAATGCGCTTCTTACACTGTAATGTTCTCTTCCAGGAAATGCAGGTTCCTCTACTTTACTGCAGGGATCTGGCAGTGGAGTGCCATCTACCCACCCTCACCTTTTACCGGGCTCCCCTTGCTCGTCTCCAGCCTTCCACCTCAGTCCCAACACCAGCCAGCTGTGCACCCTTGCTCCAGCTGACTACACGGCCTGTGCCCGCTCGGGCTTGGCCCTGAACAGGTACAGCACCTCCCTGGCTGAGACCTACAACCGGCTCACAAACCAGGGCGGCGAGACCTTCGCGCCCCCCAGGACTCCCTCCTACGTCGGCGTGTCGAGCAGCACAACTGTGAATATGTCCATGAGCGGCAGTGACGGGGACGCGTTCAGCTGCCCGCAGACTGGCTTGTCCATGCAGATTTCAGGGATGTCTCCACAGCTCCAGTACATCATGCCTTCCCCATCCAGCAATGCCTTTACCGCTAATCAGACCCACCAAGGCTCCTACAACACCTTCAGactgcacagcccctgtgcgCTCTATGGATATAACTTTTCCACATCTCCCAAACTGGCTGCCAGTCCTGAGAAAATCGTTTCTTCCCAAGGAAGTTTCTTGGGGTCCTCGCCAAGTGGAACCATGACGGATCGGCAGATGTTGCCCCCCGTGGAAGGAGTGCACTTACTTAGCAGTGGGGGGCAGCAGAATTTCTTTGACTCTAGGACCCTAGGAAGCTTGACACTCTCGTCTTCTCAAGTGTCTGCACATATGGTTTGATGAAGCCTTTAAGTAAAAGTACAGTATGTTTGGTGTCTACGAGGTATTTCTTTTGGAATACGAAGGGACACTCGATGTAGCTTGTaaagtgtgtgtatatataatatGAGAGGAagtttcactgaaattttgACTTGCTTGTGGCCAGATTATTCTCCTATTTTGAGTTACCCAGAGTTTGCTGCGGTGCAGACTGCTTTAGTTTTCTGGTATAATACTCTTAGTTGTATAACACATTGGGACATATGCAACAAATTAAGTAAGActtcctcccctttccccctcctctgtTCTAACCCCTTTAAAGAATGAAGTGACACTTGGAGTAttaaacaacacaaaaaagccCACTTACATTTCCTACAGCACTAGTGAGTTTCTTTAAAACATACAATAAGCTGATGCACCAAAGGCATTTTACAAGTTTCTTCTCTGTTATAAGGGATACAAAGAGTATTTTGACTTCTTAGTGTTAAGCATCAAGCATCCAGCCTAAAATAGAAGTTTAGCTAATGGATTATTTACAAAGTAAACGGAAAGATTAGTTTGCCTTTTCATGATATGCTGTTTTTAGCTTATCAACAACACAGCATTCTCAATAGGATTTGTTTTTTACAGCATTAGTCTAGATTTATGGTCATATGTTTGAAGACAAATAATGCGTATTCAAATTGTGGTGATaggaataattaaaaacaacagcacTAGAAGCAGCATTCCTTTGTATGAAATGAACATTGGGGTGCTTAATTTTTGTCAAAGGTAGGGCttgatgcattttttcctccataaatATTGCCTATAAGACATTTACTGGACAGTAGGATATTCTAATGTAtctttgtttttgtatttttacttttttaaaggaaaatgcagtttgatttagggaaaaaaatgagcaggATGAGAAATTCCATTATTGGTTTTacttgttttgtgtgtgtgacgtattttggatttgttttttttcttttgtgtttgtctgggttttttggttgtttttttgttttttttttggagttttttttcttttaataaggGCAAAAGGTCCTGCATCCTCAGTATTTCGAAAGTACATCACCTGTATCAATTAGGCAGATGACCCAGTTTGCCCAAAAGTttttctggaagcagagcaTTGTCATAGCTGCCTTCCTGTTGCTCTGGTTTTGTCCTGGAATTTGAGAGGTTTCCTTCATTCTCATCCTCTGGTTTCTAAATGGCACTTGTAAGAATGTAGATCACCATCTGCCCCTGACCTGACTTCTCCAGAATGACAAGGACACAGGGAGACTCTTACCATGGTGAAATTTCTGCCCTCATctgcacctgcacaggtgtgGATCAGTCCTTCTCAAAAGCTGCCTCTCAGCTGCCTGTCTGTCAGAGCTGAACCACAGAGGTTGTGATACAAATTTCAGTGCTTGAGAGGGCAGGTCATCTTCAAGAGTATGCAAATCCTCGTTTACATTGTACAGGTGATGTAAAGGCATTCTAAAGTGGGTAGAGATGCAGTTAAAAATGCTTCCCCAGTCAGCATTGAAGGAGATTAAGGTCTCTCAGGTTTAtgtttgttggatttttttggcgAAGGTGAATTTTCATGTGCCTCAAGTGTTTCTATATCTTTTCAGGCAAATAGTTCTTCCGTCCTCATCCGATGTCAAATGTGCAAAACCAGCATGTTGCCTTACACCCTCTCTTCTAAAAAGACTCATTTCAGCTAGTATTTCTTCAGTGGGATGGAGATAATATATGCAGACACAGCCCTCTTGCTACCTCCTCTTATCTGGGACTAGAACAGCAATATTTAAGCCTGTGCCTAAAGAATGCTTTATTTCTATTGGTTATGTATTTGTTTCTGTTAAAGATATGTGTGAAGTTCTCATTCAAAGTTAGAAAGAGAAGATGATGCAATTGAGGCAATGTGGGCTTGCTTCTCTGTTGTCTTAAACTTTCTAAGTGACCTTTCTGAGAAAACCTAAGTTCACTCAGTCTCTATcagatctttttcttctgaaaaatgtgatAATAGCACTTCCTCTGAGGAAAGGGTGACAGTACATTGAAGGTGAAGATCATCTTTACATTTGGTGTGCTGTGGGCAGTATGTTACAGATGAATGTCTGGGGAGTGTTCATGTATGAGAATACAAAGGGCATTTGTGTACTTCAGCTCTCTtgctggccttggcagtgcAGTGTCCTCTGAGGTAAACTTCCTAGAAAAGACCTGCAACGCTAAAAATGCTATTCAAACTGATGCTGATGGTTTGTGAAATGCTTCTAAGGTGTGTAGAAGATGGGAAAATTTTCAGCTATGCAAATAGTTGTAGCTTTATTGGTTTAAATTAAGAAGTAACTTGTGTATAGTTATTCCTGCTCTAGCCAAAACTTTGAAATTTTGCAGTTGGAAAAATACATAAGTGGAAAGATGGTACAATTAATCTGTacttgaaaaagcaaaagtagCCATATCAACTTAAGAACTGTGACTAGGTAGAAATGTGGAAGAGCTAAATCATGCATGTTCCTataaggagaggaaaaaaaaggggttgTGCATGGGTGTTCATGGTGGTGCTCCTGTCAAGACTATGTACTTTATTGTCTGGGAATTTTTTAGGACTGGTCTCTTACTTTTCCTCAAATTATTCTTATCATATAACCACAcaatattgttttatttgttcctTAAAATCTGAATCCTATTGTAAATACTGGTTTGTTATTGTGAAAAGACTAGCTTTTTATCAATACAGTAAATGCTATATATGCATTATATGTATAAttatatatctgtattttacaaaaatgccacagaaaatatattaaagtgTGTATTCAAACACTTTTTACTACATTTGGAAAACTGAGAGGCTTGGGCCTATTTTTTTCACTACAGCTTCAACAAGACCAAAGGCAGTGACTTGAAGGTAAGCTCTGAATTTCAGAGACTTAATACAACAAGCTCCAACAAGCCCACAATTCTTTGACTGCCTGCAGTTGGACCCTCTCCTGTTATTTCTATGCAAAACAATCATCCCAACAGATGCTGTGTATAAGGAGATACTCAACTGAAAGCAGAACTGTGAGGTTTTTATGTGGGGAAAAGGACTGAGCTGCTTGCCTGGGTCTTTAGCCAGTGGTGGAACTTTGGTACTTCTCACAGCCCATGTCATCCCAGCTGCAGACCAGTTCAGCTGCCCTATATCAACTGGATCTGAGAAGTCAGCCCTTCCATGTGCCCAGTTTCTTGAGCAGGAGCTTGGCACTCTgcactttttctctctctgtatttctttggTAATTTGCCCTTTGGTTCTGCTAGTTCTAAATGCAAGAAGCCATTGATTTTGAAGGCAGAATTTACAACCAATAATTATCTGGGTATACTGTTACTCAGCAATGAGCAGCATTTCTCCCTCCAGAAATACTGTTAGGCATCGTGGCCTTATTTCCTATTGTACTCCAGTAAATGATTCCATGTGACATAGGGCACAGGGCCTGAAAATCTGATTACTTCAGAGACTAGGGTTTCATAGTCACTTAACACCAGCATTGTTGCAAATGACCAGAATTAGGACAAGAGAAGTAGGCATGAAATGCTCGATCATAAATATCAGGCCTCCAGGGAGAATGAAAGCTTCTGTTTTTAATAAGAcaacagtctttttttttttttttttttttttttttttttgggggggggggggggggggggggggggggggggggggggggggggggggggggggggggggggggggggggggggggggggggggggggggggggggggggggggggggggggggggggggggggggggggggggggggggggggggggggggggggggggggggggggggggggggggggggggggggggggggggggggggggggggggggggggggggggggggggggggggggggggggggggggggggggggggggggggggggggggggggggggggggggggggggggggggggggggggggggggggggggggggggggggggggggggggggggggggggggggggggggggggggggggggggggggggggggggggggggggggggggggggggggggggggggggggggggggggggggggggggggggggggggggggggggggggggggggggggggggggggggggggggggggggggggggggggggggggggggggggggggggggggggggggggggggggggggggggggggggggggggggggggggggggggggggggggggggggggggggggggggggggggggggggggggggggggggggggggggggggggggggggggggggggggggggggggggggggggggggggggggggggggggggggggggggggggggggggggggggggggggggggggggggggggggggggggggggggggggggggggggggggggggggggggggggggttttttcNNNNNNNNNNNNNNNNNNNNNNNNNNNNNNNNNNNNNNNNNNNNNNNNNNNNNNNNNNNNNTTAATAGCACCATCAGACTTTAAGATGGCTCATTTCTGCTTCAGCAGAGAGACAACTGGAGAAACTTAAAAGTCATTGATATTGTTGTCATTAATACTAATAAGCCTGTACATTAAGCagttcaacagaaaaaaatataaatcgTCCTCAGAAGTAGCTCACAAGTTATGTGGGTATATTTTCTTGTAAAGATAATATATCTAATAATCTGTATGGAAGTGTGTTTAAAAGTTGCAACCTCATCATAATGAGGTAGTGCTTTTTTGGGGCTGTCTCTGCACTTCAGATGACAAGAAccattaatttattaattgaGTTCTTCATTAATGTGATCCTCAAGATTCAATCTTTTGCCTTGTATCCAACACAAAATTGTAGATGTGTCAATTTAATATATgcaaaactgcaggaaaattcATTCTCTGCCTTATATTCCATCATATTCCTCAGTTCTGTGGTTGATTCAAAACACTGACTTGACAAGGTGACACACACTTGTAAGAGCTGATGACTTGCATCATtaagaaataacatttctaGAGAATTCAATTtgctttaaatgctttttatcGGTGCTGTTGTGTTCAAACTCTGAAAAGGTGTTTGTTACccaaaaaaataagttttttgtGGTCACCACTTACTCTTGAAATCCTGTGTGTTCACCATTTACTCTGAATTGGCCATAAAACCACCTCAAATAGCTCGTGCCTAAACAGagcaattacagaaaaatgagaatcTGAATCTTCTGCCTCAATTTTGGAACTTGAAatccataaaataaatgtttttatcagCATCAGTGCTGAAGCATCAGTAAATCTGGTCAAATAATGTGGGCATATAGAAACACTCACCTGAATTTCATTTGTGTGTCACTTCCAGAGGTTTATTGGCACTTAAATAGTCAATATCTTCCAGTACTGCAGAATGAGCATTAGGCTTCCATGAGATGAAtacctttccatttttttgtgtttgaggCCTTTCTAAATGTTGGAGGTAGAACCCAAGTTTCAAGACAAGCACCTGGGCTCCAGTTTTGTGGCAGGTAGTGGCAGGAGACATGGAGATCCCACAAATGGAGCCTGCAGTGCCGCCACACACTTTTGGAATGTCACAAGCGCTGTGGTGGCACCCACAGTGTATAGTCCTACTCAAGCATCTCTCAGTGCACCTCTCACAGGAGGCTGTAGCCCAAACTGAGAGCTGACATCAAAGGCTGGCCAGGAAGGCTAAAGTGTGGTGTGAAAATACTTGGTCTACCTGAAAGCTGGGCCATGGCAGTGAATGTTAAGCATAACCCAGCACAGACTTGGCCATTGTCAATGCTGCTGCCACTTTGATTATTCCATGCCCTTGTGTTCATTTGCACACCACTGGTTTTGTTTAGATGCTGTAATAGAGAGCCAAGAATAAATTTAGAGCACATTGGAGGAAGCCTGGACCCACTGTGGCCAGTGGTAATGTTGCCACTGACTTAGCTTTATGTATAACACATTTCCATACTTTGACATCCCCCTTCTTGTCC
This window contains:
- the TBX18 gene encoding T-box transcription factor TBX18, encoding MFRRMFPAMRVKISGLDPHQQYYIAMDIVPVDNKRYRYVYHSSKWMVAGNADSPVPPRVYIHPDSPASGETWMRQVISFDKLKLTNNELDDQGHIILHSMHKYQPRVHVIRKDCGDDLSPVKPIPSGEGVKAFSFPETVFTTVTAYQNQQITRLKIDRNPFAKGFRDSGRNRMGLEALVESYAFWRPSLRTLTFEDIPGIPKQGNAGSSTLLQGSGSGVPSTHPHLLPGSPCSSPAFHLSPNTSQLCTLAPADYTACARSGLALNRYSTSLAETYNRLTNQGGETFAPPRTPSYVGVSSSTTVNMSMSGSDGDAFSCPQTGLSMQISGMSPQLQYIMPSPSSNAFTANQTHQGSYNTFRLHSPCALYGYNFSTSPKLAASPEKIVSSQGSFLGSSPSGTMTDRQMLPPVEGVHLLSSGGQQNFFDSRTLGSLTLSSSQVSAHMV